DNA sequence from the Amblyraja radiata isolate CabotCenter1 unplaced genomic scaffold, sAmbRad1.1.pri S109, whole genome shotgun sequence genome:
gggaataatcttcctgcatctagcctgtccagccccttaagaattttgtaagtttctataagatcccccctcaatcttctgcattctagcgagtacaagccgagtctatccagtctttcttcatatgaaagccctgacatcccaggaatcagtctggcgaaccttctctgtactccctctatggcaagaatgtcgttgtaccttctgtggcagagaattaactcttatggctgaaggaatcaagggatatgaggggaGAGCAGGAACGGCATACTGATCTTATATGATCGGCCAtgatgaatagtggtgctggattgaagggccgaatggcctactcctgcattcattttttccatgtttctatcactcggtgagccaaagggcctgaatccgcgctgtatctctaaacgaggcTGAGGGGAATGCACAGGTGATTTACCTGTCGGGGTCACCTGGAAGGCGAGACGGATGTTCCTCTTGGTGATGTAGTTAGTGACCAGACATGTGTAATTGCCTCTGTTGGCCGAGCTGACTGAATCGAAGGTGTACTCCTGTTCGGTCTGTAGCCAGCGGTTCCCCTTGAGCCATCGATATTCACCCGGTTCGGACAGGGCAAGGCAGGTCAAGGTCAGACTCGACCCTACAATCGCCACAACCGGTAATGGCGGCAGAATCCGGATATTCTCCGGCCCGTCTGTGAAAGAGAAAATAGACCagtcgctgaagaagggtctcgaaccgaaacttcacccattcattctctccagagatggtgcctgtcccgctgagttactccagcattttacatagaaacatagaaacatagaaaataggtgcaggagtagaggccattcggtccttcgagcctgcaccattcgccattcaataagatcatggctgatcatccaactcagtatcctgtacctgccttctctccataccccctgatccctttagtaacaagggccgcatctaactccctcttaaatatagccaatgaactggcctcaactaccttctgtgggagagaattccacagattcaccactctctgtgtaaaaaatgattttctcatctcggtcctaaaagtctaccctcttatccttaaactgtgaccccctagttgtggacttccccaacatcgaaataatcttcctgcatctaacctgtccaaccccttaagaattttgtaagtttctataagatctcccctcaatcttctgcattctagcgagtacaagccgagtctatccagtctttcttcatatgaaagtcatgccatcccaggaatcagtctggtgaaccttctctgtactccctctatggcaagaatgtatttcctcagactaggacaccaaaactgtacgcaatactccaggtgtggtctcaccaagaccctgtacaactgcagtagaacctccctgctcctatactcaaatcattttgctatgagagctaacataccattcgatttcttcactgcctgctgcacctgcatgcctacttgcaatgactggtgtaccatgacacccaggtctcgttgcatctccccttttcctaatcgtccaccattcagataagagtctactttcctgttcttgccaccaaagtggataacctcacaatggtAAATataaaactgaccctgaatctacaggtgtgtgttttcatacaTTAGAGATACAGGAATACAGGTTCACCATCAAGTCCGcggccaccagcgatccccgcacactaataccactgtcccacttaggaaacctgaacagaaacctctggatactttgtgccccacccaatgtttccgggctgttcccgggggttgcaggtggtcgccggaggttgcaggtggtcgccggaggttgcaggtggtggaagcagatcgagagactgacaaaaacctccgggaaccgcacggagaccttatgtggggcgcaaagtcttcagaggtttccgttcaggtttcctaagtgggacatgggcataactctatcgtacacacaccagggacaattttatacatacactaagccaattaacctacaaacctgtacgtctttggagaacctgcacgtctttggagtgtgggaggtaatctAAGATCTccgagacaacccacgcaggtcacggggagaacgtgtacaaactccgtacagacagcaccagtgggcgggatcgaacctgggtctccggcgctgcattcgctgtaaggcagcaactctcccgctgccgcCCTATTACTGATACTAAATGAAAACTACACACTTGGAATGCCTCTGTACTTACAGAAAACCACCAGGGAGGTCTCATCGCTGCCGTTGTTCAGTCCATTGCTTACGATGCATTTATACATCCCTGTGTCGGCCCTGTTTACTGGGTTGATGCCCAGAGTGTCTCCGGATATTTTTATCCTGTTATTCTGCCGGATGCGTTGATTGTTTAATAACCATTCCCACTTCAGTTGAGTTCCCTGGGAGCTGCAGGTCATCACGACGGAGTCTCGCTGTTCCACCAGCTCGGAATTGTTGGATCGTAGAGTGACATTCTCCACCGGTTCTGCGGACGGAATAAAGAGTTAAAACCTCATGTAGGCATaatgttaaaagtgcaatgtagttaagatttagctgaaagctaaataaacataaaagtttcagtcttttttaaaagtggtcaaagttggggcaagtcttaaatcttcaggaagtttattccagctatttgttgcatagtaaataAATCcttctttcccatgttttgtatttactctggcaatcactaacagattggtctcaaaagatcttagcggtctagaaggcttatatagtggaagcatgtcagtgatatactttggccctaaaccatgtagtgatttataggtgagcagcaggattttgaaatcaattctctgacatacagggagccaatgtaaggatttaagaattggtaaaatgtgttcaatttttttggtctttgttagaactctagcaacagcgttctgaacaagctgtagctgcctgacaattTTTTTCGGAATACCTGCAAGGAGACagttacaataatctaacctattagtaataaaggcatgtacacgtttttctaagtcttgagctgacatgagtcctcttattcttgctatgtttttgaggtgatagtaggccgattttgttactgatttgatgtgactgtcgaaatgtaaatctgaatccataataaccttGAGATTTTCTGgcttgtagcaaggaactgcagatgcaggttcaaatccaaggcagacacaaagtgccggagtaactcagccggacagccggtatctctggagagaaggaatgggtgacgtctcgaacagatgtggataaatgtgaggttatccactttggtggcaaaaacaggaaggcagattattatctgaatggtgtcaagttgggaaaaggtgaaatacagcgggatctggggggtccatgttcatcagtcaatgaaagtaagcatgcaggtacagcaggtagtgaagaaaaccaacacgaggagttgagtataggagcaaagaggtccttctgcagttgtacagggccctggtgagaccacacctggtgtattgtgtgcagttttggactgttggccttcataacaagaggagttgagtataggagcaaagaggtccttctgcagttctacagggccctggtgagacaacacctggaatattgtgtgcagttttggcctgttggccttcataacaagaggagttgagtataggagcaaagagatccttctgcagttgtacagggccctggtgagaccacacctggagtattgtatgcagttttggtctcctaatttgaggaaggacattcttgctattgagggagcccagcgtaagtttacaaggttaattcccgggatgacgggactgtcatatgctgagagaatggagcggatgggcttgtacactctggagtttagaaggatgagagggtatctgattgaaaaatataagattattaaatgtttggacacgctagaggcaggaaacatgttcccgatgttgggagtgtccagaaccaggggccacacacacagtttaataataatcctaaccatttagaacggagacgaggaaacaatatttctcgcagagagtggtgagtctgtggaattctctgcctcaggtggaggtcggttctctggatgctttccagagagagctagacagggctcttaaagatagcggagtcagtggatatggggagaaggcaggaacgaggtactgattgtggatgatcagccatgatcacattgaatggcagtgctggctcgaagggccgactcctgcacctattgtctattgatcatcaaaaatcagtaccccgttcctgattttccccatatccctcgattccgttagccctaagaaccacatctaactctcgcttgaaaacatccagtgaattcgcctccactgccttctgtggcagataattccacagattcacaactctctggatgaaaatatttttccgtatctcagtcctaaatggccgacccctcatTCGTAAACCGAGCGCTGATAGATCTGCCACGGTTGCATGGCGGAATCGacggaatgggccgaatggcctacttctgcagcaatttcttgcagtctaagttgggccatagggcttgTTTACCAGATGTATGACTTTGCCGCTCATGGTCGGGGCAGGTCTTTGGCAATTTCCTGTTTCTGCTGCCTGTTCTGTGTTGTTCCCCTTTccatggaccccccccccccccacacatgacTTCCTCTTATTTTGTTTTTACATCAGAAAATAGCTCCCCTACTATTTggaagaacagtcctgaactgctatccacctcattggtgaccattggactatccttgattggacttcgctggcttgaccttgcactaaacgttattcccttatcatatatatgtacaccgtggacggctcgattgtaatcatgtatagtcttcccgctgactggttatcacgcaacaaaagcttttcactgtacctcgctacacgggaCAACAAACTAAACAGAATTGAACtgaatcaggttcttgaacacggCACAATACCAACTAAACTCGGATCTACGAACTGTTTCAGTGCACACTCGGGATTTGGTGCTTTGCTtagctttacatagaaacatagacacatagaaaataggagcaggagtagaggctattcggccttcgagcctgcaccgccattcaatatgatcatggctgatcatccaactcagtatcccgtacctgccttctctccataccaactGATccgcttagccacaagggccacatctcactccctcttaaatatagccaatgaactagcctcaactaccttctgtgacaaagagttccagagatttaccactctctgtgtgtgaaaaaaatgtcctaaatgacttcccccttatccttaaactgcgaccccttgtcctggacttccccaacatcgggtacaatcttcctgcatctagcctgtccaaccccttaagaattttgtaaatttctataagaccccACCTCAATCTcataattctagcgagtacaagcctagtctatccagtctttcttcatatgaaagtcctgacaccccaggaatcggtctggtgaaccttctctgtactccctctatggcaagaatgtctttcctcagatttgtagacctatactgtacgcaatactccaggtgtaattCAAGAGATAATGATTGAACAAGATGGAAGTCAAACTCACCGAGTGCGTGCAGTGTGATGGTCGCTGTGTCTTGAGCGGCGCCGCCAACTGCATTGAGTATCACTGTGTAATCCCCGTTGTCCAACTCGTTCACCGAactcagcatcagagacccgctgTTCAAGTTTAAATCCACCCGTGACCTGTACTCAGGAAGGATCGCCGCGTTTGTTCCGATCCACGAGACGATCTTTTTCGGTTTGAAAACCCAGTATCCACCGGAGATAGCACTTGACCGCCGCACCGTGAACTCCGCGTCTCCCCCGATGCGGACATATAAGTCGCTCTGTGCCGCCTCGACGGTGAATCCCTGCGACCCGCCTGAGGATGAGAGACGCGCATGAGAGCGGGGgaaagttcacaagtgataggagcagaattagtccattcggccaatCAGTGCCACCCCGCCATAacctgcctcctaatcctattctcctgccatctcatcATAACATagtaacagagaaacatagaacataggtgcaggggtagaggccattcggcccttcgagcctgcaccgccattcaatatgatcatggctgatcattcaacttagtatcctgtacctgccttctctccataacccctgatccctttagccacaagggccacatcttaaatatagccaatgaactgtgtggcttcaactaccttctgtggcagagaattccagagattcaccactctctgtgtaaaaaatccctgacacccgcactaatcaagaacttgtcaatcactgccttaaatatatccactgacttgtggcctccaccgccgtctgtggcaaagaatccccaacatcgggaacaatcttcctgcatctccttcctaaacgaacgtccttttaattccgaggctgcgccctctggtcttagactccctccacgaagtggaaacatcctctccacatccactcttatccCGGCCCGTGTGTACACACTTGTTTGAATTTAATTCTGCCGTTTCCCGCGACCCGCTCGGCGGCACAAACTACCGCGGTGTCGGTCTGACAGAGCGACGCTCACCCGTGGATATGGCCAACCCGAGGCAAAAGGCTAGCGCGGTCAGCGGCGGCAGCGCCATCCCGTGCGGGCAGCGTCCGTCTCggcgactctctctctctctctctctcactctctctctctctctctctctctctctctctcgcctctctctctctctctctcatctctctcttcgctctctcctctcctctctctcctctctctctcctcacatcactcactcactcaccactcactcactcactcactcactcacgcactcactcactcactcactcactcactcactcactcactcactcactcactcactcactcactcactcactcactcactcactcactcactcactcactcactcactcactcactcactcactcacgcacacacacacactgagccgCGCTTCCTGCTTTCAGCTTCAGCTGACTGGAGTCCAGTCAAAGGCGGCGCCGCGGATTATTGGACCCGTTACTGACCGCTaactccctccttctccacccctccctcctccccacttcAAGCGAACGGCTTTAATGGCAGAAGAGGGGATACCTTAAAAGGAGACTTAAGAGGCTTGTTTGCTAGTTGTGTGACTTGGCCGCTCATGGTCGGCGGAGGTATTTGGCAATTTCCTGTTTCGGCCATAATATTCTGTGTTGTTCCTCTTTCCATggaagccgcccccccccccaccccacacacacacacatatatttactgATTTCCTTTTGTTTTTACATGACAAGATATCTCTTCCACTATTCAGTCCTGAACAACTATCTCC
Encoded proteins:
- the LOC116969122 gene encoding carcinoembryonic antigen-related cell adhesion molecule 5-like, with the translated sequence MALPPLTALAFCLVISTGGLQGFTVKAAQSDLYVPIGGDAVFTVRPSNAIENGTWYFKSKRIVQWLGTALVIHPEYTSRVDLNSNSGSLMLRSVNQSDNGIYTVSLTAVGGAAQASATITLRPVGGSQGFTVEAAQSDLYVRIGGDAEFTVRRSSAISGGYWVFKPKKIVSWIGTNAAILPEYRSRVDLNLNSGSLMLSSVNELDNGDYTVILNAVGGAAQDTATITLHALEPVENVTLRSNNSELVEQRDSVVMTCSSQGTQLKWEWLLNNQRIRQNNRIKISGDTLGINPVNRADTGMYKCIVSNGLNNGSDETSLVVFYGPENIRILPPLPVVAIVGSSLTLTCLALSEPGEYRWLKGNRWLQTEQEYTFDSVSSANRGNYTCLVTNYITKRNIRLAFQVTPTAAVTPGLTLGAVAGIVVGLIAAGLIGGVGATSATAAGNGLATYENLSGNTEQGLKMDERSVYSELRR